The Azospirillum humicireducens DNA segment CTTTTCGTCGGCAACGACAACGACTTCCTGACCCGCAACGGCTATCAAGCCGACGCCCCTTATGATGCCGGGGCCGATGTCGACACCATGCTGCTGGTCTACCGGCTGACGCTGCCGACCTATGTCGATCCGCTGGCCGTCCAGCCGCCTCGCTGACCGGGAGTTCCGATCCCCGCCCACACATCGGCGGGCTCGGCACTCCCGCGAAATCATAGGGCCATCGGGGTTGTCCGGGCCGGACCGTTCGTGGTCCGATCCGGGCAAACCTGCAGATACCGGCGCTCATCGATGATGGCCGCCGGTATCCGTGCCGGATGCCGCGGCCGCCGGGCCTCAGGCCGGGCGGATCGCCTGCGCGAAGGTGAAGAGCATCGCCGGATCGACCGCCTTCTTCACCTCCGCCAGCTTCGCCAGATTCTCGCCGTAATAGGCGCGCTGCCAATCGGCCAGCGACGGGTCGGGGAAATTCTGGAACGCCCCCTGCGCCCTGGTCCGCCGGTTCACGTCGTCGTAGAAGCGCTGCTGCCACTCCAGCGCCTGCTCGATCAGCAGGGCCGAATCCGTCGGCCGCCACCAGTTGGCCTCGACCGAGAACAGCCAGTCATAGCCGCGGTGGACATAGGCGGTCTCGGTCGGGCCGACCCGGTTGATGGCGCCGCCGACCTGGAAGAACTTGAAGGCCACCGGCATCGAGGTGGCGGGCATCTTTGCCGCCCAGTCGAACATCGCGGCGATGGCCTCATCGCCGATATCCGCCGCCCTCATGTAGCTCGATTTCTCCTGATAGTAATAGGGGAAGGTCGTCTCGGTCAGGAAATCCTGGCCCTCCCAGTACGGTATGTTTTCCTTTACCTGCGACTTGCTCCAGTCGATCCACTCCCAGGTGGATTTGAAGATCTCTTTCAGCGTCGCATTCGATCTGTGGAGTTGACCGAGGATGGAGACGCTGACCGGCACCTTGTCGCACTGTTCCTGCCGGCTGGGAATGGTGACGTTGATCTTGCTGCCGAAATCGTCGGGCGCGGCCGCCAGTTCGGTGAGCAGAAGTTTCAGCACCGTCGGCAGTTTGTCGGTCCAGGTCAGGTTGAAGACCGTCACCGCCTCCGCCGGTCGGGTTTCCAGGGTGAAGGAGGTGTTGATGCCGAAATTGCCGCCGCCACCGCCGCGGCATGCCCAATAGAGGGCGGAGTGGGTATCGGCATCGGCCTTGACGTGGCTGCCGTCGGCGGTCACCAGTTCGGTCGCGTGCAGCAGGTCGGACGCCATGCCGTACTTGCGCATGTTGAAGCCGATGCCGCCTCCCAGCAGGAAACCGGCGGCGCCGACCGAATCGCAGCGCCCATGGGTGATGGTGCGGCCCAGCCGTTCCATCTGCTTGTAGACGGCGGAGTTGAGCGTGCCGCCCAGGACCTTGACCAGCCCGTCCTTGCCCGGCAGCAGTTCCGCTCCGGCCATCCTGGTCATGTCGATCAGCAGGCCGGGCGTGGTGGAGAAGCCGGCGTAGCTGTGGCCGCCGGAACGCACGGCGAAGGGCATGGCCTGCTGCTTCACCCATTGGATGCAGGCCTGGACATCCGCGGCGCTTGCGCAGCGGGCGATGCCCGCCGGCAGGGTGGCGCCGTAGCGCAGGTTGTTGGGCCGGCAAACATCGGCGAAGAACGGATCTTCCGGCCGCAGCACCCCGCCCTTCACCGCCTTCGCCAGATCGGACCAGGCCGATGGCGGCGGACAGTACGCCCCACCTGGCTCCGCGGCGAAGGCGGATCCCGGCATCAATCGCACCGCAGCGGCGGCCCCCGCGAAACGGCCGGCGCCGACAAGGAAGTTGCGGCGTGATGAGTGCAGTCCGAGCGCCATGAGCCAGTCCACCCTGCGTTCCTGGTTGTGCTTGATGCCTCAAATTATCCTAATGATAACAAAAGGCGTCAACCACGCACGCTCAAAGTTGATGAAATGTCCCATCATCCTCTTCTGGGGAGGCCCCGCTTCCTACCTCTTCCCAACCGGCCGGGTGCTGCCGCGGATCACCAACTCACAGTCGAGGTTGTGGTGCTGGGGCGCGATGCGGGCACCATCCAATGCCGCGAGAATCTGCGTCGCGCTGAGGCGGCCGATCTCGCGCTGGGGCGGGCGGACGGTCGTCAGCGGCGGCGGGCAGGAATTGCTGAAGGGCAGATCGCCGAAGCCGACCACCGCCAGATCGTCCGGCACGCGCAAGTCGCGACGGGTCACCTCGAACAGAACGCCCAGCGCCAGCGCGTCGTTGGAGCAGACCACACCGTCGATGTCGGGGTGACGCGTCAGGATCTCATCGATCAGCCAGCGGCCGACCTCCGTCGTGGCGGCGTCGGGCACGGTGAAGTCGATGGGATCGTGCAGGCCACGCCGCAGAACCTCCGCCTCATAGCCGTCGGTGCGGCTGCGCACGCGCAGGTCCTGATGGGCGGCGGCACCGATATAGGCGACCTTGCGGCTGCCCTGGTCATAGAGATGGCTGGTCTGCATGCGGCCGACCTCGAAATGCGAGAAGCCGACGCTGATGCCGACCGCCTCGCCCGGATGGGACGGCATGTCCCACATCTCGACCACCGGCACGCCGCAGGAGGCCAGCATGGCGCGGGTCCGTTCTGTGTGGTGGAAGCCGGTCACCACCATCGCCGCCGGCGACCAGGCGAGGAAGGCCCTGATCAGGCTTTCCTCCTCCTCCGGGCTGAACTCGCTGACGCCCAGCAGGGTCTGGTAGTGCGCCGCCTGGAACATGCCCTGAAGCGTGTTGTAGGTCTCGGCGAAGAAGGAATTCAGGATGGAGGGCAGGATGACGCCGACGGTGCGGCTGCGCGCCGCAGCGAGGCTGCCGGCCACCAGATTGGGCACATAGCCCATCTCGTCGATGACACGGGCAATCCGCTCGGCAAGGTGGCGGGACACCGCCCCCGGACGGCGGAGATAGAGCGACACGGTGCTGGGCGACACATCGGCGGCGTTCGCCACGTCGGTCATGGTCACCCGTTGGGTGCCGCGGCGTGTCCGCTTCCTCGTTTCGGTCGTCTGCATCGTCGGTCTTCCTCACGCGTCGTAAATCGCTGCCCGTCAGTGGCGGGTCGGCAGGTCTGCGAGAGCCAGCACGGACAGGGATCGGATCGCGTCATGGACGAGCTGATAGGCCGCTTCGATCCGGCTGAGCGCCTGATCGCATTCGGTCTCGTCGCCACTGTCGCGGGTTTCCTGCCGGACGGCCCGGAACAGGGTCAGCGCCTGCCGTCCGATCGTCCTGTGGCTCGCCCACAGGCCGCAATCTTCCTGCAGAGCCAGGGGGATATGCAACAGGCGATGGCGAAGCACCGCCGCGTCGAGCTCCAACTCGGCGATGCGAAGGGTCAATGTCGGTGTCATCGATGCCGTGCCTTGCGGAGCGCCCCCTTGCGGACACGCCCCGCGCTTCTGTCATGCAAGCCGGTTCAGCCGGCGACAAGCTCCGCCCCAGCGAGATCGGCCATGGCCGCCTTCATGCCCTTTTCCTCGATGGCGGCAAGGCTGTCGGCGACGCGGGCGGCAAGGCCGGGGATGGCGGTCAGATCGTCCTTCCACAGCCGGGCGTCCGCAAGGACCGCAGCCACCAGCGCCCGCAAATCGCCGGCATTTGCCGTCCAGGCGGCGCTCATGGCGGCGATCACCCCGGCATTGTCGCTGATCGGGTAGGATCCCGCCTCGCGCTCGCCGGTATAGGCGCCATCGACCAGCTTGCCACGGTAGAATCGCAGCAGCGCCGCCAGCGAGAAGGACAGTCCGGCTGGAGCCTGCCCGTTGCGGGCCACGGCGTCCTTCAGGCTGGGCAGCACGCGGACCTGCCACTTCGACACCGAGTTGAGCGTGATCGAGATCAGCTCGTGCCGGATATAGGGGTTGCCGAAGCGCTCCATGATGGTGCGGGCGTAGTCCTGTCGCTCCGCCTCCGGCAGCGGCACGTAGGGGACGATCTCCTCGAACATCACTTTGTTCAGATAAGCCGACACGGTCGGGTCGTCCATCATCGACTTGACGGTATCGAGCCCGGCGCAATAGGCGGCCAGCGCGCTGGCGGTGTGGGCGCCGTTCAGGATGCGGACCTTGCGGGTGCGGTAGGGCTGCAGGTCGTCGGTCCAGACCACGTTCAGGCCGGCCTTGTGCAGCGGCAGTTCCTCGGCCAGATGGGCCGGCCCTTCGATCACCCAGACATGGAAGGGTTCGGCGGCAACGGCCAGCCGGTCCTCATAGCCCCACTTGGCGCTGAGCGCCGCGGCCTCGTCCTTCGGATAGCCGGGGACGATGCGGTCGACCAGGGTGTTCAGGAAGTGGTTGTGCGTCTCCACCCAGTCGGCGAAGCCCGCCTCCAGGCCCCAGCGCTTGGCATGGGCCAGCACGATCCGCTTCAGGTTGGCGCCGTTGGCCTCGATCAGCTCGCAGGGCAGGAAGACGACGCCGCTGTCGGCACTGCCGCCCAGCGCCTTGTAGCGGGCATGCAGCAGGGCCGCGACCTTGGCCGGGAAGCCGTCCTGGCAGGTGCCTGGGGTGTAGGGTTCCTCGCGGTCGGCGATTCCGGCCTCGGTGGTGTTGGAAACGAAGAAGCGCAGGTCCGGCGAGCAGACCAGCTCCACCATCCGCGCCCAGTCGGCATAGGGGTTCAGCGCCTCGGACACACAGGAGACGACACGGCGCGATTCGACCTCGCACCCGCCTTCGATGCCACGCAGCAGGACGGTGTAAAGGGTGTCCTGCGCCTTCAGAAGCTCGGCGATGCCCTGATCCAGCGGCTGGGCGATGGCGACACCGGCTTTGGTCAGTCCCTGGCCGTTGGCGACATCGACCATCCAATCGACGAAACCGCGCAGGAAATTGCCGTCGCCCACCTGGAGGATGGTCACGGGCAGGGTCGGCGCACCGGCGGTATGGGCAACGTCGAACGCGCCACCGGCAAGCTGGTCACGGGTCAGGGAACGCATGACTGGGCATCCTTACAGGAGCAGAAAGGCAGGGCCGGCGCCATCGGAACAGGCACGGGCGATGGGAAAATATATTAATATATTAATATTGGGCGCAAGGGGAAAAGGGTGCGGCAATGTGGCTGGGGTGTCGGCTTCGAATGCCCCCACCCCAACCCTCCCCCGCTGGGCGGNCTCGAACAGATGGCGCTTGCGGCGGATCTCCGCTTCGGCCTCGTCCAGCAGGGCGTGGTAGCGTTCGGGGTTGCTGCGCTCGACCGCGCTGAAGCGCGACTCGCCGGCCATGAACGCCGCAAGTCCGGCGGAGGGGGCGCCGCTGTCCAACTGCAGAGCGGTCTTGCCGTCGGCGAGCCGGCGCGGGTCGCGGCGGTAGAGCGACCAGTGGCCGCTGTCCACCGCCAGCTTCTGGTGCTCCAGCCCGTGCGACAGCTCGAACCCATGGGCCACGCAATGGCTGTAAGCCAGCACCAGCGACGGACCGCGGTAGGCCTCCGCCTCCATCAGGGCGTTCAGCGTGTGGCTGTCACGGGCGCCGAAGGCGGTGCGGGCGACATAGACATGGTCGTAGGCCATGGCCATCAGGCCCAAATCCTTCTTGGCGGCGGACCGGCCGGCGGTGGCGAACTTGGCGGAGGCGCCGATCGGCGTCGCCTTCGACTGCTGGCCGCCGGTGTTGGAATAGACCTCCGTGTCCATCACCAGGATGTTGACGTCGCGCCCGGACGCCAGCGCATGGTCGAGCCCGCCATAGCCAATGTCATAGGCCCAGCCGTCGCCGCCGACGATCCACACCGATTTGCGGACCAGATAGTCGGCCAACTGTTCCAGCCGGCGGGCCAGCGGGTCCTTCACCGCGGCAAGCTGCCCCATCAGGGCGGCGACGCGGCCACGCTGGGCGGCGATGCCGGCCGGGTCGGTCTGTTCGGCCTGCAGCAGCTCCGTCACCAGACCGGGTTCCAGCTGTGCGGACAGTAGCGCCAGCGTGTCGCGAGCCTGTTCGGCCATCTGGTCGATGGCAACGCGCATGCCGAGCCCGAATTCCGCATTGTCCTCGAACAGCGAGTTGGCCCAGGCCGGGCCGTGGCCGCTGGCGTCGGTGGTGTAGGGCGTGGTCGGCAGGTTGCCGCCATAGATCGACGAGCAGCCGGTGGCGTTCGCCATCACCATGCGGTCGCCGAACAGCTGGGTCAGCATCTTGATGTAGGGCGTCTCGCCACAGCCGGCGCAGGCGCCGGAGAATTCGAACAGCGGTTCCAGCAGTTGGGTGTGCTTGACGGTTGCCGGCACCGATTCGCGCGCGATGGCCGGCAGGCTGCGGAAGAAGTCGAAGGCCTCCTGCTCGCCGGTCAGCGCCTGGATCGGACGCATCTCCAGCGCCTTGCGGCCGGAGCCTCCCTTGTCCTGTGCGGGACAGGCGGCGACGCAGAGCGTGCAGCCGGTGCAGTCGGCCGGCGATGCCTGCAGGCGATAGCGCCCGCCGGGGAACTCGCGGCCCTTGTAGGGGATGGTCTCGAAGCCGGCCGGCGCATCCACCAGAGCCGACTCCGGCACCACCGTCGCACGGATGGCCGCATGCGGGCAGACCAGCACGCATTTGTTGCATTCGATGCAGAGGTCGGCGTTCCAGCCCGGCGCCTCCGCCGCGATGCTGCGGCGTTCATACTTGGAGGTGCCGGTCGGCCAGGTGCCGTCCACCGGGAACGCAGAGACGGGCAGCCGGTCGCCATGGCCGGCGATCATCATCGCGGTGACGCGCTTGACGAAGTCGGGCGCCGTCTCCGGCACCGGGGCCGGGCGGTCGTGGTCGGCGGTGACATGGTCCGGCACCGGCACGGCGCGGAGATGGGCGAGCGCCTGATCGACGGCGGCGATGTTGCGCTTCACCACCTCCTCGCCGCGGCGGGAGTAGGTCTTGACGATGGCCGCCTTGATGTCGGCGATCGCGTCCTCGACCGGCATCACGCCGGACAGGGCGAAGAAGCAGGTCTGCATGATGGTGTTGACGCGACGTCCGAGCCCGACCTCGCGCGCCACGGCGCCGGCGTCGATGGCATGGAGCGAAAGTTTACGCTCGATGCAGATGCGCTGCACTTCCGCCGGCAGGACGTCCCACACCTGTTGCGGCGTGCCGGGGGCGTTCAGCAGGACGGTGGCGCCGGGGGCTGCCATCTCCACCACCTCCACCCGCTCCATCAGCGGCAGATGATGGCAGGCGACGAACTCGGCCTGACCGATCAGGTAAGGCGCATGGATCGGCTCCCTCGCGAAGCGCAGGTGCGACACGGTGGTGGAACCGGATTTCCGGCTGTCATAGACGAAATAGGCCTGGGCATGATTTCCGCTGTGCGCCTGGATGATCTTGATCGAATTCTTGTTGGCCCCCACCGTGCCGTCGGCGCCGAGCCCGAAGAAGACCGCGCGGGAAACGCCCGGCTCCTGTATGCCCCAGGCCGGATCCCAGGGGATCGAGTGGTGGGTGATATCGTCGGTGATGCCGACGGTGAAACGGCGCTTCGGACGCTCGCGCTTCAGCTCGTCGAACACGGCTTTCGCCATCGCCGGGGTGAACTCCTTCGACGACAGGCCGTAGCGGCCGGCGATCACCATCGGCTCGGCAAGCTCGGGGGCGGCGGCGCGGGCTTCCGCCAAAGCCGCGACCACGTCGAGATAGAGCGGGTCGGCGACGGCCCCCGGTTCCTTGGTGCGGTCGAGCACGGCGATGCGCCGAACGGTGGGCGGCAGGGCCGAAACGAAATCGGCGATGGCGAAGGGGCGGAACAGGCGAACGGTCAGGCAACCGACCCGCTCTCCCTCCTCCACGAGCCGCCCGGCCGCACCGGCGCAGGTCTCGGCACCGGAGCCCATGACCACCACCACCCGCTCCGCCTGCGGATGGCCGGCATAGTCGAACAGGCGATAGGCGCGGCCGGTGCGCGCGGCCAGCTGGTCCATCATCTCCTGCACGATGGCCGGGCAGGCGTCGTAATAGGGGTTCACGGCCTCGCGGGCCTGGAAGAAGACGTCCGGATTCTGCGCGGTGCCGCGGACGACGGGATGGTCCGGCGTCAGGCCGCGGCGGCGGTGGGCATCGACGCAGGCGTCGTCGATCAGCGCGCGCAGATCCTCGTCGGACATGGTCTCGACGCGGTTGAATTCATGCGAGGTGCGGAAACCGTCGAAGAAATGCAGGAACGGCACCCGCGCCCGCAAGGTCGCGGCATGGGCGACCAGCGCCATGTCGTGCGCCTCCTGCACGTTGGCGGAGGCCAGAATGGCGAAGCCGGTCTGGCGGCAGGCCATCACATCGGAATGGTCGCCGAAGATCGACAGCGCGTGCGTCGCCAGCGTGCGGGCCGCCACATGCATGCAGAAGGGCGTCAGTTCCCCGGCGATCTTGTACATGTTGGGGATCATCAGCAACAGGCCCTGCGATGCGGTGAAGGTCGTCGCCAGGGTGCCGGCCTGCAACGCGCCATGGATGGCGCCGGCGGCCCCACCCTCCGACTGCATCTCCACCACGACGGGAACGCTTCCCCACAGGTTGGGACGGCGCGCCGCCGACCATTCGTCGGCGAACTCCCCCATCGGCGAGGATGGCGTGATGGGATAGATCGCAATCACGTCGCTGGTGCGGTAGGCCACCGATGCAGCCGCCTCGTTGCCGTCCATGATGCGGGCGGAAGGCGGAGCTGAACGCGGTACGGCCTGGGTGGATGGGGTCGGTGTCGAGGTCTGGGTCATGCCGGAAAAGGTCCTTCTGCGTGGCGACGGTGATCTCCGTAAGGCGTCTTCGATGGGCAGGGCCGGCAATGGCGGAAGCCGGCGGAAAACGCTGCAGGAAACGGCGGTCGACCAGGGGAAAGGGTCTGCTGCCCGAAGGATCGACGCAATGACGCGTGTCAGTCCGACGCGGATTTTCCGCCCGCCACCGCTCTGCGCCGCACAACAGTCTGATATATTACTTTTGCAAGGAAGGTCTCAATTTGTCTCACCGCAGCATACGCCGCCGTGCAGGCGTTCCATGGGAAATCTCCGGTGCGGGCCCCCATAGCCGGCACCCCGCGCGGACGTCAAGCGAGCTCAGCCCACTGATCCAGATCATTTATCTCCGCTGGCTGCCATGGCCTCCTACATGCGGATGCGGAAAATCGACCGCTCCTCTTCAGTAATCCGAATAGAAAGACAAATTTCTCAACCATTGAAAAGGTTGCATCGCAGCAAAGAAACGACCGTCGGCACCGGCCCCCACTACGCTGCAATTGCGAAGAAATCGTGCACCGCAGCATTGGCCTGCGACATTTTCGCTGAGGCTGCAGGCAGTCCGGGAAAACCACTTGATGCCTTCACTGATATATTAATATAACTCTTTCAACGCGGCTCCCGCCCTCCTTGAAATGAAGCGGAAGCGGAAGCG contains these protein-coding regions:
- a CDS encoding FAD-binding oxidoreductase, yielding MALGLHSSRRNFLVGAGRFAGAAAAVRLMPGSAFAAEPGGAYCPPPSAWSDLAKAVKGGVLRPEDPFFADVCRPNNLRYGATLPAGIARCASAADVQACIQWVKQQAMPFAVRSGGHSYAGFSTTPGLLIDMTRMAGAELLPGKDGLVKVLGGTLNSAVYKQMERLGRTITHGRCDSVGAAGFLLGGGIGFNMRKYGMASDLLHATELVTADGSHVKADADTHSALYWACRGGGGGNFGINTSFTLETRPAEAVTVFNLTWTDKLPTVLKLLLTELAAAPDDFGSKINVTIPSRQEQCDKVPVSVSILGQLHRSNATLKEIFKSTWEWIDWSKSQVKENIPYWEGQDFLTETTFPYYYQEKSSYMRAADIGDEAIAAMFDWAAKMPATSMPVAFKFFQVGGAINRVGPTETAYVHRGYDWLFSVEANWWRPTDSALLIEQALEWQQRFYDDVNRRTRAQGAFQNFPDPSLADWQRAYYGENLAKLAEVKKAVDPAMLFTFAQAIRPA
- a CDS encoding LacI family DNA-binding transcriptional regulator, yielding MQTTETRKRTRRGTQRVTMTDVANAADVSPSTVSLYLRRPGAVSRHLAERIARVIDEMGYVPNLVAGSLAAARSRTVGVILPSILNSFFAETYNTLQGMFQAAHYQTLLGVSEFSPEEEESLIRAFLAWSPAAMVVTGFHHTERTRAMLASCGVPVVEMWDMPSHPGEAVGISVGFSHFEVGRMQTSHLYDQGSRKVAYIGAAAHQDLRVRSRTDGYEAEVLRRGLHDPIDFTVPDAATTEVGRWLIDEILTRHPDIDGVVCSNDALALGVLFEVTRRDLRVPDDLAVVGFGDLPFSNSCPPPLTTVRPPQREIGRLSATQILAALDGARIAPQHHNLDCELVIRGSTRPVGKR
- a CDS encoding tagaturonate reductase, translated to MRSLTRDQLAGGAFDVAHTAGAPTLPVTILQVGDGNFLRGFVDWMVDVANGQGLTKAGVAIAQPLDQGIAELLKAQDTLYTVLLRGIEGGCEVESRRVVSCVSEALNPYADWARMVELVCSPDLRFFVSNTTEAGIADREEPYTPGTCQDGFPAKVAALLHARYKALGGSADSGVVFLPCELIEANGANLKRIVLAHAKRWGLEAGFADWVETHNHFLNTLVDRIVPGYPKDEAAALSAKWGYEDRLAVAAEPFHVWVIEGPAHLAEELPLHKAGLNVVWTDDLQPYRTRKVRILNGAHTASALAAYCAGLDTVKSMMDDPTVSAYLNKVMFEEIVPYVPLPEAERQDYARTIMERFGNPYIRHELISITLNSVSKWQVRVLPSLKDAVARNGQAPAGLSFSLAALLRFYRGKLVDGAYTGEREAGSYPISDNAGVIAAMSAAWTANAGDLRALVAAVLADARLWKDDLTAIPGLAARVADSLAAIEEKGMKAAMADLAGAELVAG